A stretch of the Salvelinus fontinalis isolate EN_2023a chromosome 22, ASM2944872v1, whole genome shotgun sequence genome encodes the following:
- the LOC129820366 gene encoding C-type lectin domain family 4 member A-like: MKLRVTYRLNAHLGGGTQQSWIYFQSPAVSYCFGGMGVIRPVENGTSGPGLLHLKKTEGSTERDWWYTQYRQLSHYLALLCFLLTMATLLQTFYLVQITLVFQSQSTLQEVRLKDLTQKLNTLNHSYLLLFHKYPALNQYCPITNSSTNERECRPCPEGWESFGERCYLYTHDRLDWISSQYHCLSVGGNLAMVKSEEEQIFLWKRAKELSQGDSYWIGLRNGNPGGAWHWVDDSPVEKGFWDIFWDHEPEKGDTRELCARLSPGDSHRASWYATMCKNSLKSVCERTQGTLQ; this comes from the exons ATGAAGCTAAGGGTGACATACCGTCTCAACGCTCATTTGGGAGGTGGAACTCAGCAGAGCTGGATCTATTTTCAGTCTCCAGCAGTGTCCTACTGCTTCGGGGGAATGGGAGTCATAAGACCAGTGGAGAATGGGACATCTGGACCAGGCTTGCTACATCTTAAAAAGACGGAGGGGTCAACAGAGAGAG ATTGGTGGTACACCCAGTACAGACAGTTGTCACATTACCTGGCCCTGCTCTGTTTTCTACTGACCATGGCCACACTCCTACAGACCTTTTACT TGGTGCAGATCACCTTGGTCTTCCAATCCCAGTCCACCTTGCAGGAGGTCAGACTCAAAGACCTGACTCAGAAGCTGAACACCCTGAACCActcctacctcctcctcttccacaagTATCCAGCACTCAACCAGTACTGTCCCATCACCAATAGCAGCACCAATG AACGTGAGTGCAGGCCGTGCCCAGAGGGATGGGAGTCTTTTGGGGAGAGATGCTACCTCTACACCCATGACAGACTAGACTGGATTTCCAGCCAGTACCACTGCCTATCTGTAGGGGGCAACCTTGCCATGGTGAAGAGTGAGGAGGAGCAA ATTTTTCTGTGGAAGAGAGCCAAGGAGTTGAGCCAGGGAGACTCCTACTGGATCGGCTTGAGGAATGGTAACCCAGGCGGGGCCTGGCACTGGGTGGACGACTCCCCGGTGGAGAAGGG GTTTTGGGACATATTTTGGGATCACGAGCCAGAGAAGggggacaccagggaactgtgtGCCCGGCTGTCGCCAGGAGACAGCCACAGGGCCAGTTGGTATGCCACCATGTGCAAGAACAGCCTGAAGAGCGTCTGTGAGAGGACCCAGGGCACCCTGCAGTGA